Proteins from one Cellulosilyticum lentocellum DSM 5427 genomic window:
- a CDS encoding GNAT family N-acetyltransferase: protein MDIEGDIILRDMESADSQLLEKTFMHTNHSTYTSYYEEMLSGESELIIALYNGELAGYAKLDWNDEELEEEHIPVIKELHVREGFRNQGIASRLMDELEKRAAAKSQYCAIGVGLSEAYEAAQHLLAKRGYEPDGRGIFYIEPGFIHDELEVDDNQALMMIKKINEVI, encoded by the coding sequence ATGGATATTGAAGGGGATATTATACTTAGAGATATGGAAAGTGCAGATAGTCAGTTACTAGAGAAGACCTTTATGCATACAAACCATTCTACTTATACATCCTATTACGAAGAAATGCTTTCAGGTGAAAGCGAACTCATTATAGCATTATATAATGGGGAACTGGCTGGCTATGCTAAACTAGACTGGAATGATGAAGAATTAGAAGAAGAGCATATTCCGGTTATTAAAGAGCTTCATGTAAGAGAGGGTTTTAGAAATCAAGGAATTGCTTCTAGACTCATGGATGAATTAGAAAAACGAGCAGCAGCTAAAAGTCAGTATTGTGCTATAGGAGTGGGCCTTTCTGAAGCTTATGAAGCAGCCCAACATTTACTAGCTAAAAGGGGTTATGAACCAGATGGCAGAGGTATTTTTTACATTGAGCCAGGTTTTATTCATGACGAATTAGAAGTAGATGATAACCAAGCATTGATGATGATTAAGAAAATAAATGAAGTGATATAG